One segment of Hippopotamus amphibius kiboko isolate mHipAmp2 chromosome 2, mHipAmp2.hap2, whole genome shotgun sequence DNA contains the following:
- the CCL27 gene encoding C-C motif chemokine 27 has product MKGPSPTSSLLLLLLLLSPDPGGASPLAHSTASCCTQLSRQPLSSKLLRKVIQVELQEADGDCYLQAFVLHLSQRSVCIHPQNRSLTQWLDRQGKRFQGTLPNLSLEMIRKMGRRPQ; this is encoded by the exons ATGAAGGGGCCCTCACCCACCAGcagcctcctgctgctgctgctgctcctgagcCCAGACCCCGGAGGAG CGTCGCCCCTGGCACACAGCACTGCATCATGCTGTACTCAGCTCTCCCGACAGCCACTCTCAAGCAAGCTACTGAGGAAGGTCATCCAGGTGGAACTTCAGGAAGCTGATGGGGACTGTTACCTCCAGGCCTTTGT GCTTCACCTGTCTCAACGCAGTGTCTGCATCCACCCCCAGAACCGCAGCCTGACTCAATGGCTTGACCGCCAAGGGAAGAGGTTCCAGGGGACTCTGCCCAACCTGAGTTTGGAGATGATACGGAAAATGGGGCGGCGGCCCCAGTAG